Genomic window (Maylandia zebra isolate NMK-2024a linkage group LG11, Mzebra_GT3a, whole genome shotgun sequence):
TCTCAGAACAACTGTGTATTGATTTTAGTGATCATTTCCTCTTAGGAGACAAGTGAATCCAACCAAAAAATTCtcatttatagtttttttttctaacattttgtcATATTTGATGTTTCTTTCTATATTCATTTTGATACTGAGCCCAGATAGGTATGTGAGAGATTGCAATCAACATAATTGACTTCGATGTCTCCTAGGGAGTCAAGTAATATGGAGTCAGCATCTGTTATCAGTCACTAAAGTGTCAGGCTACCTCAAAGTGGAGCTTGGCACACAGAGTCTTATCTGTAACCAGTGATAGCTGCGTACATGCTGCCAGACAGATTTCTAATGGTATTCTGCTGTTTATGCTCTTTTCTCCCCTGCAGGCAGACTCCTCCTGCAGCCTCAGGACCGAGTTTTCTCCAGTTCTTTACGGTCAGTGGGGAGGCTGCATGCGTGCAGGAAGGACCTTAGTGAAGTCCTGGTAggaataatatttttatgtttaactttaactttaaatatgcattttcttgagagtagaaaaaaatgcatttttatataTGATACCTAAAAACCGGCGAAGAGACTGTTAATTTTTAGTATTTAAATTGAGGCAAAACTAATTCTTATTCAGTGTCTGCAAAAATGTCTAAATGTTTATGTCGGTGTTCAGGGCATTGTGGttttaaaggaaaatctgaaccttttttgcttgtttttctttgcagaaCCCTTTAACAGATAactcagagctgcagcagaggACAGCTCACATGCTGAGTTTGAACACCTGGGATGTCGCTGTTGCACTCACTGATTTTGACTGGGCAATTTTTGATGCAGTGCACGAGGTTTGTCTCACAACTTGAACTTGCAAAAATTCTTCTCTTCATACTGAATCCTTCAAAGATGTTAATGTTCagtaaatgttctttttttttttttctttttttttttacagcaagaGCTGGTCTATTTCACCTTCAACCGCCACGCTGGCAGCAACCACACGACAGCTTTAGAATTCCTGCTGCAGCGATGCAATGACATCCAGCTGTGGGTGATGACCGAGGTGCTGCTGTGCCCAACGCTCTGCAAACGGGTTCAGCTCATCAAGAAATTCATAAAGATTGCTGCCCAGTTAGTATTGTTCCTCCCATACCACAGCAGTGTGATAAGAGATTCACTTACCGAGTATTCACATTGGCTTCTCCTACTATTAGTTCAAAGTTATTACAGCATTCAACCTGTAGGGTGAGATGTTTTATATGGGAATACTGCACCCTCCAGTGGCAAATCGTTGAACTACATCTACTTTTGTGGTTACAAGTCTGAAAGTAAATGAactgtgtgcttgtgtgcagctgtaaagCACAGAGGAACCTCAACTGTTTCTTTGCGATCATAATGGGCCTCAACACAGCAGCCGTGAGCCGCCTCAGTCAGACATGGGAGGTCAgatgttttctttacttttttctttttctaaaaggAATTAATAATTTCCATCTTTTTCCATTATTATATGTCTAGCTGAAGTATCTGAAAtcagcttttattttctctgcagaAAGTTCCTGGCAAATTCAAACGGCTATTTTCAGAGCTGGAAACAGTTACAGTAAGTTTACTGAGCATGGTATGAATTCACACTGTAACAGAGAGTATAAACCCTTGTGTCGGTGTGTACTGGCCGAACCAAACAGATGCTTTGAACTTGTAAAATCAGTGGAAACATCTGGCCGCATTAGATCGTTAGTAGTCTCTAATAAAAGCATCCAGGAACACACAGTCACTCCCGCTGGATAAGactcattcattttaaaaatgtcttcacaGGATCCCTCGCTGAATCACAAGGCCTACAGGGACTCCTTCAAGAAGATGAAGGCTCCAAAGAttccttttcttcctctgcTGCTGAAAGGTGTGCTCATTATTCTGTCACTTCAGCTCCCCTGCAGAAAATCTAACTCTAGGAGCAGAGTGCTGGGGAGATATTTCTATCAAGCAGATCTGACATGGAAGAACAAACCTGCTGGAGAATactaaacaaaatgtttttctccTTTAGATATCACATTCATTCATGAAGGCAACAAGACGTTTCATGATAACCTGGTCAATTTTGAAAAGCTGGTAGGTTTGTGCATTTTTGtggcgccttgaggcgacttttgttgtgatttggcgctatatacagtaaataaaattgaattgaattgaactgaattggcAGGGCATGCTTCAGCACCGAATACAAAACTGTATGTTTAAAGATGCCTGTTTCCACATTTTGCTTCCAGCACATGATAGCAGACATGGTGCGTCTCATTCGACAGTGCCAGAAAGATCACATGGGTCAGTGTTTAAATTGTTTATATTGTTATTTCTTTTCTACAAACTTCCATACTAAAAGCAATGATGAAACATCATTTTTTAAAGCTGTCATCATCAGTTTTTGCAAggcaaataacaaaatcagTGAGCAAAGTCACTTACATTCATGATCCTCTCGCACCAGCACATTGCCTTACATGATTTCATACAATGGCTTTAAGAAAGTCAACAAAATCCATTTCACCCAGAAAAGTAACACGTTTTCTATTCATCCTAGGAAATGGAATAACACAGAAGAGCAGCTCAGAGGTGCGAGCCTACATTGACTATCTTCACATCATCGACAATCAGCAGACTCTGTTTGAACTGTCACAAAGGCTGGAGCCTCGATCTTAGAAAACAACTCTGACCCTCTGTGCCAAGGGACAACCTTACTGCTGTCTCATCTAACTCTCAGGACAAAGGCTACAAGACCCTAACCAACCACAGGAGGGCGCTATTTGATCAGGAGATTATTTACCAGAGACAGGAGCAGGCGGCTAAAACAGAttaataaaaacatgacattttaaGCACCTAAAGCAAAATCACACAGTTTAAGGCAAGTCTAGACGTCATTTAACAACGaaaatttacaaaaagaaaCGATTGCTTTGCAGGAAAAATGCTTCCTTCTAATACAAACTTACAACAAATGCAACCAATGGGTGTAGATTCACTGTCCTGGACTTTTCTTTGAGCTGTTAGCACACCACAAAGCAACAGTGAGCACAGAAGGAAGACTAgttgataactgtttctgactTTCTTCAGAGAgctactgttttttgttttgttttttttacatcaactAAAAACAGTGGTGGTCAGCTCATCAGATTTAACCAAAGATTCTTTCAGCTAATAAAAGTCTGCACTGTTACACACACTTCTGTGCTCTCAGAGTTCGCCACAATCCAGATTTTCTTGTTGCCAGGTCAGATGTAAGACATGCTTTTCCCAAAGCAAATCAGCACAGTGTTATGCACAACAAGATTGAAACTGTTGCTACAtgtttaacagttttttttatatcatttttattttttattttttgtatttgttttatttgaccACAAAGTGACGCATATATGATGAGTCTTTGCACAGTACAGATTGTATTAAGGCAGGGAACTACAGAGTAGTACAGTATACTGTATTCTGTTGGCATGTGTAATAATTGTCTATCTTTGTGCCAAATCCCATGAAAAATAGGTGTTTAAAATAACGATCATTTTCTAATCATTTTTAAATCACTAGCACAGGGAACTTTAAGTGGTTTAGCTGTGGACAATCAGTTAAATGAAGCCACAGACTCATACTGGTACTTCTCTGTACTGGGCTTTAAAGTTCATCAATATTGGTGCATTTCGCAGACATCCATACATCCGTCTGTTGAGATTTGAAGACTGACAGCAGTTGTTCACTTCTGATACACAGAGTTCAAGAATTTAGCACCAGAAAAGAACCTGATTTCTTTGAAGCCTGATTCATTTGTGGTTAGATTTAGCGATAGCaaaaatcaaatattaaaatagcACCTTCTGGGCAAGAATaagaagagagaagaagaagacaaactGGAAGCCATTTGCTTGTTTGCATTGTGTCGTAGCACTACTGTACAATTTTAAACATGCAGtatttgttctgttttgctAGGTTGGGTCAGGCAAACTGAGGTAGTTATTGTGAAGTGTGTACATACAATTATGCTTTATATTCTTcacctttttaaattttaaaacatgctttagcagtattttattttgagtATCATTTTTTGTCATCAATAGTGTACAGCTGATTCAATTTATACAGTGTATATATGTTGAAATTCTGGATATGGATATTTATctcataattatttatttgctttcaAGATACTATTTAGGATGCTTGTGTtaattgttttggtttgtttgttagaTTTTTTATTGTACGCACTGTTTTTGGCGGGTCTGCATGATATGTCAAACCATGGACTGACCATTAGTGCCAACTGTGCATGTATTAAAATACTTTTCATCATCGTGAGCTCATTATTTTTAGACTAATATTTGGTGATAATTCATAAcaggtaaagtctgttttctaaCACCAGCATGCAAACATTACTTCACTTAGAACTACAGTGTTAACAAAGACCCTGGAAGTTAAAGTACTGATTACAAAAGTGAATATGTACGTGCTCTGAAATGTACATGAAACATGAAAGTGAAAAGTAGCATTCTGAAGGAAATTTTTGCGCTAAGCTACAGTAACTGATCagtgtctttgttttctctcaTAGGGTCACTGACTCCATTTCCCTCTGACACAAATGTTTGCTTTGCACTTGGATTTCCTGCTTATGTTTTTTTGCCTCTTTCTACAGTAAATGCATG
Coding sequences:
- the rapgef5b gene encoding rap guanine nucleotide exchange factor 5b isoform X2, which codes for MVVSGTPEKILEHLLNDLTLDEDRGITQGKESDTLLDDFLLTYPVFMSTSDLCQALLGHYCTKRHRGKEDRKEALERKQKLLHLVSQWMLLCKDFLREDEHVKLFMKALYRCVLDDLYEHPALERDVGELQKLYHLHRRHTVEYSPQRKSKALFHQLSLKENGLQSRATQTETKDVLCHVYITMDSYLSMRVQSGVVAQELVQAVAERMDVSQEELVLVGVTYPGGRLLLQPQDRVFSSSLRSVGRLHACRKDLSEVLNPLTDNSELQQRTAHMLSLNTWDVAVALTDFDWAIFDAVHEQELVYFTFNRHAGSNHTTALEFLLQRCNDIQLWVMTEVLLCPTLCKRVQLIKKFIKIAAHCKAQRNLNCFFAIIMGLNTAAVSRLSQTWEKVPGKFKRLFSELETVTDPSLNHKAYRDSFKKMKAPKIPFLPLLLKDITFIHEGNKTFHDNLVNFEKLHMIADMVRLIRQCQKDHMGNGITQKSSSEVRAYIDYLHIIDNQQTLFELSQRLEPRS